The following proteins come from a genomic window of Proteiniphilum propionicum:
- a CDS encoding CoB--CoM heterodisulfide reductase iron-sulfur subunit A family protein, producing the protein MKERIGVYVCHCGGNISDYVDVEKVCRAVENEDGVVLARTTLFACSDSNQNEMINDIKEHNLDGVIVASCSPKLHLATFRNVTERGELNKYTYVHTNIREQASWAHSDDKTGATEKAIHLVKAAIAKSRYAEPLYPYWFEAEKTIAVIGGGIAGMKATASLADKNSNVVLIEKESQLGGHTAEWGSLAMTDEKGYELTERIAGDIRNRENIFILTGAEVISTKGSIGNFEIRIRKKPQKEGDPSEIMVMKIGSIVVATGYDHYSPKDGEYGFGNSDWVITLPEFKKLVDSSTGKILEYKGMRISNVVYIYCVGSRQANGGNSYCSRYCCTSAIHTAIEAKKKFNGIVNIHLNRGIRTYGKQELLYAESLQMGDLYLQFNEESLPKIFVKKQKMVIAVKDILSAGKELEVEADLVVLVTGMVPRSDRSVGSMLKLPKGRDGFYNEVHMKLRPVETVIDGVTIAGTCQGPKNISESVNSALSAATKSYSLISKGTLETEPIIAKIDQENCSWCSKCLNACPFDAISKEAVHNREVAIVNASVCKGCGMCTPVCPVDAIDLTGYSSKEMMSMIDVLV; encoded by the coding sequence ATGAAAGAGAGAATAGGAGTTTACGTATGCCACTGCGGCGGCAACATATCTGATTATGTGGATGTGGAAAAGGTGTGCCGGGCAGTAGAAAATGAAGATGGCGTGGTACTGGCCAGGACAACCTTGTTTGCCTGCTCTGACAGTAATCAGAATGAAATGATCAACGACATTAAAGAGCATAACCTCGATGGTGTGATCGTTGCTTCCTGTTCGCCCAAGCTTCATCTGGCCACCTTTCGTAATGTTACCGAGCGGGGCGAACTGAACAAGTACACCTATGTGCATACCAACATCCGTGAGCAGGCATCGTGGGCTCACTCCGATGATAAAACAGGAGCTACTGAAAAAGCCATTCACCTGGTAAAAGCAGCCATCGCTAAATCGAGATATGCCGAACCGTTGTATCCCTACTGGTTTGAAGCTGAAAAAACCATAGCAGTCATTGGGGGAGGTATTGCAGGCATGAAGGCGACGGCATCTCTTGCTGACAAAAACAGCAATGTGGTGCTTATCGAAAAAGAGAGCCAGCTGGGAGGCCACACGGCAGAATGGGGCAGCCTCGCGATGACAGACGAAAAAGGGTACGAACTGACTGAAAGGATTGCCGGAGATATTCGGAACCGTGAGAATATATTTATCCTTACCGGAGCAGAGGTGATCTCTACAAAAGGGAGTATAGGAAATTTCGAGATCAGAATTCGAAAAAAGCCTCAGAAAGAGGGCGATCCGTCAGAGATAATGGTTATGAAGATTGGATCTATAGTGGTGGCAACAGGGTATGATCACTATTCACCTAAAGATGGCGAATATGGTTTCGGGAATAGTGACTGGGTTATCACACTGCCTGAATTCAAAAAGCTGGTGGATAGCTCAACCGGTAAGATATTGGAGTACAAAGGAATGAGAATCAGTAATGTGGTCTATATTTACTGTGTGGGAAGCCGCCAGGCCAATGGCGGAAACAGTTATTGTTCGCGCTACTGCTGCACCTCGGCAATCCATACTGCTATAGAAGCCAAAAAAAAATTTAATGGAATCGTTAATATTCATCTTAACCGGGGTATAAGAACCTACGGGAAACAGGAGTTGCTTTATGCTGAATCGCTGCAGATGGGCGATCTCTACCTGCAGTTCAACGAAGAGTCTCTTCCCAAAATCTTCGTCAAAAAGCAAAAGATGGTTATTGCGGTAAAGGATATTCTTTCAGCAGGGAAAGAGCTTGAGGTGGAAGCTGATCTGGTGGTACTGGTCACTGGAATGGTGCCCCGTTCCGATCGGTCAGTAGGCTCCATGCTGAAGCTGCCAAAAGGCAGGGATGGATTTTATAACGAGGTGCATATGAAATTGCGCCCGGTGGAGACGGTGATTGATGGAGTTACCATCGCCGGCACCTGTCAGGGTCCAAAAAATATCAGCGAGTCTGTCAACTCAGCCCTGTCGGCTGCAACCAAGTCGTACTCTCTAATCAGCAAAGGAACGCTGGAGACTGAGCCGATTATCGCCAAAATCGACCAAGAAAACTGTTCCTGGTGTAGTAAATGCCTTAATGCCTGTCCGTTCGACGCAATTAGTAAAGAGGCGGTTCACAATAGAGAGGTTGCTATTGTAAATGCTTCGGTTTGCAAAGGATGCGGAATGTGTACCCCTGTCTGCCCGGTTGATGCCATAGACCTTACAGGTTACAGCAGCAAGGAGATGATGAGTATGATCGACGTTCTGGTATAA
- a CDS encoding CoB--CoM heterodisulfide reductase iron-sulfur subunit A family protein → MEERIKIEYDALVIGAGIAGGEAALNLANTGYKVLLVEKDHSLGGKMILLSKVFPTLDCAACITTPKVSEIARHKNITIFTESEVTHVSKRGQNNFTAEITKKPRYVHVADCTACQLCEKACPVNVTDEYQYGLIGRKAAFIPFSIANPKAAVIDIENCTLCGACERVCPTHCIDFTMETELYELKMKTVILATGFRLFDPLEIPRYGYGQYKNVITSMQMEREIAPTRPYNTILRPGDGKVPDKIAYVLCTGSRDNTVGNPICSQICCMYSIKQAQLLMGALPMADVTIYYINIRSFGKGFEEFYQQAKGMGVNFIKGKIGKITEKENGNLILRYEDISSGVVSEAEHDMVVLSVGVQSNPAVSNIFDAGSLKLDFHRFVAQKDLMGSPSKTSIDGVFVAGTASGPMDIPDSILSAGSASSEAISYLSQPQQQ, encoded by the coding sequence ATGGAAGAGAGAATAAAAATTGAATACGATGCGCTGGTAATAGGTGCCGGTATCGCGGGTGGTGAGGCTGCGCTTAACCTCGCCAATACTGGCTATAAGGTACTATTGGTAGAAAAGGACCATTCGCTGGGAGGAAAGATGATATTGCTGAGTAAGGTGTTCCCGACGCTCGACTGTGCAGCATGCATTACCACACCAAAGGTATCCGAGATTGCGCGCCACAAAAACATTACCATATTCACCGAGAGTGAGGTTACACATGTAAGTAAGAGGGGCCAGAACAATTTTACCGCTGAAATCACAAAAAAACCGCGTTATGTCCATGTGGCGGACTGCACCGCTTGCCAGCTATGCGAAAAGGCCTGTCCCGTAAACGTGACTGATGAGTACCAGTACGGCCTGATAGGACGAAAGGCAGCTTTTATACCTTTCAGCATAGCAAACCCCAAAGCGGCAGTAATTGATATTGAGAACTGTACACTTTGTGGTGCCTGCGAAAGAGTGTGCCCCACACACTGCATCGACTTCACAATGGAGACTGAGTTGTATGAACTTAAAATGAAGACAGTGATACTGGCAACCGGATTCAGATTGTTCGACCCGCTAGAGATACCCCGTTACGGATACGGACAATACAAGAATGTGATCACTTCCATGCAGATGGAGCGAGAGATAGCTCCTACCCGCCCCTACAACACCATACTGCGCCCTGGAGATGGCAAGGTGCCCGACAAGATTGCCTACGTGCTATGCACAGGCTCACGCGACAACACTGTGGGCAATCCCATCTGTTCACAGATATGCTGCATGTACTCCATTAAGCAGGCACAACTGCTCATGGGGGCATTACCAATGGCTGATGTAACTATATACTACATCAATATCCGGTCATTCGGCAAAGGGTTCGAAGAGTTTTACCAGCAAGCCAAAGGGATGGGAGTCAATTTCATAAAGGGAAAAATAGGAAAGATTACCGAGAAAGAGAACGGAAACCTTATCCTTCGCTACGAAGATATAAGCAGTGGTGTGGTTTCCGAGGCCGAGCACGATATGGTGGTTCTATCTGTAGGGGTTCAATCTAACCCGGCTGTTTCAAATATCTTTGATGCCGGATCGCTGAAACTCGATTTCCACCGGTTTGTGGCTCAGAAAGATTTAATGGGTAGTCCTTCAAAAACAAGTATCGACGGAGTGTTCGTTGCCGGAACAGCCTCAGGGCCGATGGATATCCCCGACTCCATCCTTTCGGCCGGATCGGCATCCTCAGAAGCAATCAGTTATTTATCGCAACCTCAACAACAATGA
- a CDS encoding hydrogenase iron-sulfur subunit, producing MNGALKKSAKILVFSTEKISDPAIDMAGLLKLHYPPTVYTLTVPCSGGIKPAWIMYAYEKGFDGVFIAADGSDCIFGESCTEKTGNIVSMTHEQMKEKELDPARLRMAAICSVCSEAFVKQIRSFNDYLLKTRNA from the coding sequence ATGAATGGAGCATTGAAAAAAAGTGCAAAAATACTTGTCTTCTCAACCGAGAAAATTTCCGATCCTGCAATTGATATGGCGGGACTGTTGAAATTACACTACCCGCCTACTGTCTATACCCTCACAGTACCATGTTCCGGCGGTATCAAGCCGGCATGGATCATGTATGCATATGAAAAAGGGTTCGACGGCGTTTTCATTGCTGCCGACGGGAGCGACTGTATCTTTGGTGAAAGTTGCACTGAAAAAACGGGTAATATTGTGAGTATGACACACGAGCAGATGAAAGAGAAAGAGTTGGATCCGGCACGCCTGCGTATGGCAGCTATCTGCTCGGTCTGCAGTGAAGCTTTTGTGAAGCAGATACGCAGCTTCAACGACTACCTGCTGAAAACCAGGAATGCATAA
- a CDS encoding sulfurtransferase TusA family protein, producing the protein MLLPEIKQGGTNITNNTNNTNNTTMTTDELRTLTVAKSVDARGTACPGPLLEAKKAIGTISSGDVMEILSADEGTKSDIPKWCNKQGHEYLGCVEENGYFKVYMRKK; encoded by the coding sequence ATGCTCCTTCCCGAAATTAAACAGGGAGGAACAAACATTACAAACAATACAAACAATACAAACAATACAACTATGACAACAGATGAATTGAGAACATTAACAGTGGCAAAATCGGTAGATGCACGCGGTACAGCTTGTCCCGGGCCACTTCTTGAAGCAAAGAAAGCAATAGGCACCATCAGCAGTGGTGATGTGATGGAGATTCTTTCTGCCGACGAAGGCACAAAATCTGATATTCCCAAATGGTGCAACAAACAGGGACATGAGTACCTTGGATGTGTAGAAGAGAACGGGTATTTCAAGGTTTACATGAGAAAAAAATAA